A window from Citrus sinensis cultivar Valencia sweet orange chromosome 3, DVS_A1.0, whole genome shotgun sequence encodes these proteins:
- the LOC102621491 gene encoding leucine-rich repeat receptor-like serine/threonine/tyrosine-protein kinase SOBIR1 → MPKLTLDNSFRFLSQEETTSCYFHSESIETIIQNLESDWLQKFAGEAHIQADLMGWIKMLVKISEVVDDAVEKQMTNQHVKLWLGELQNLACDVEYLFDEFQTEAFRSKLLPLDYDYSTDDEFDSLAKTKVMEIHTRLQGIASQIDSLELKGISGGKSRNVRKRLSTISLVSEAKVYGRVKAKKSALRGRGGGRYRGPAICTRPNIKKGDIAFLTKEDSLASLEIIGVGACGVVYKAEVPGSYGKMIAIKKIDQPPMAATELLNVRRVLINRKMRQIKTEIITAGRIWHRNLLPLQAHVTRPDCHLLVYEFMKNGSLHGILYDVSQGRKELDWLARYRIARGIASGLEYLHMYHRPCIIHRDIKPANVLIDDGMEARISDFGLAKLMPDGHTRIRITNVAGTVGYIAPEYQETLTISEKCDIYSFGVLLAVLVMGKFPFDDFFQYTEEMNMVRWMRNVMTSENPHRAIDSKLFGNGYEEQMLLVLKIAYFCTLDDPKERPSSKDVRCMLSQIKH, encoded by the coding sequence ATGCCGAAGTTAACTCTCGATAATTCCTTTCGTTTCTTGAGTCAAGAGGAAACTACGTCTTGCTACTTTCACTCTGAATCTATTGAGACGATTATACAAAATTTGGAATCAGATTGGCTTCAAAAGTTTGCAGGTGAAGCGCATATCCAGGCCGACCTGATGGGGTGGATAAAGATGCTGGTGAAGATTAGTGAGGTGGTAGATGATGCGGTGGAGAAGCAGATGACGAATCAGCATGTGAAGCTGTGGCTTGGCGAGCTTCAGAACTTGGCTTGTGATGTTGAATACTTGTTTGATGAGTTTCAAACCGAGGCTTTCCGGAGCAAGTTGCTGCCGCTAGATTATGATTATAGTACCGATGATGAGTTCGATTCCTTGGCAAAGACTAAAGTAATGGAGATCCATACTAGATTGCAAGGCATTGCCTCGCAGATAGACTCACTAGAATTGAAAGGAATTTCAGGTGGGAAGTCTAGGAATGTCAGGAAAAGATTGTCCACGATCTCTTTGGTGAGTGAGGCCAAAGTTTATGGTAGGGTAAAAGCTAAAAAGTCGGCATTAAGGGGTAGAGGTGGAGGTAGATATCGTGGCCCTGCAATCTGTACTCGTCCAAACATTAAGAAAGGTGACATAGCTTTCTTGACGAAAGAAGATAGTCTTGCTTCTTTGGAGATAATAGGAGTAGGTGCATGTGGTGTAGTTTACAAAGCTGAGGTACCAGGAAGCTACGGAAAGATGATTGCTATTAAGAAGATTGATCAGCCGCCAATGGCTGCCACAGAGTTGCTTAATGTACGGAGAGTGCTGATCAACAGGAAAATGAGGCAAATTAAAACTGAGATTATAACTGCGGGTCGAATTTGGCACAGGAATCTTCTACCTTTGCAGGCTCATGTCACAAGGCCTGACTGTCATTTACTTGTCTACGAATTCATGAAGAATGGAAGTTTACACGGCATTCTATATGATGTCTCACAAGGAAGAAAAGAATTAGATTGGCTAGCTAGATACAGGATTGCGCGAGGAATAGCTTCTGGGCTTGAGTATCTGCATATGTACCATAGGCCTTGTATAATCCATAGAGATATCAAGCCAGCGAACGTGCTCATAGACGATGGTATGGAAGCCAGGATTTCTGATTTTGGTCTTGCAAAGCTAATGCCTGATGGGCATACACGAATCAGAATTACGAATGTGGCAGGAACGGTGGGATACATAGCGCCCGAGTATCAGGAGACTCTAACAATTTCTGAAAAGTGTGATATATACAGCTTTGGGGTGTTGCTGGCTGTTTTAGTGATGGGAAAATTTCCATTCGATGACTTCTTCCAATATACAGAGGAGATGAATATGGTTAGATGGATGAGAAATGTCATGACTTCTGAGAATCCTCACAGGGCTATCGATTCAAAGCTATTCGGCAATGGGTATGAGGAGCAAATGCTTCTTGTTTTGAAGATTGCTTATTTTTGCACTTTGGATGATCCAAAGGAGAGACCTAGTAGCAAGGACGTTAGGTGCATGTTGTCTCAGATCAAGCACTAG
- the LOC102622064 gene encoding LOW QUALITY PROTEIN: leucine-rich repeat receptor-like serine/threonine/tyrosine-protein kinase SOBIR1 (The sequence of the model RefSeq protein was modified relative to this genomic sequence to represent the inferred CDS: deleted 1 base in 1 codon; substituted 1 base at 1 genomic stop codon), producing the protein MPKLTLDNSYRFCSQEETISYFHSKSIETLLQKFTSDWFRQFAREEHIQADLIGWKKMLVKSNEVLGHAVEKQTTNQSVKMWLCKLQNLACGVEYLLDEFQMESFQRKLMLDDDAVDESDSIAMSKIKEVNARLQDIASQIDPLGLKESSDGKFRNVRLRLPAVPLLFLAAVRRVGRDPGPAIFSPLIKKAKDLAFLEKKGGLASLEKIGSGGCGEVYKAELPGQNGRMISIKKIVGPPMDAAALIEEDSMLLNKKMRQIQSEMLLNKKMRQIQSEINTVGQIRHRNLHPLLAHVTRPDCHLLVYEFMKNXSLQDILNNVSQGRRELDWLARHRIALGLACGLEYLHMHHCPRIIHRDLNPVNVLLDDDIEARISGFGFARAIPDAHTHITTSNVVGTVEYIAPEYLQMLTLTEKCDIYFGALLAGLVMGKLPSDKFFQHTNEMSFVKWMRNVMASENPKRAIDSKLVGNGCEEQMLLVLKIACFCTLEDPNERPNSKDVRRMLSQIQH; encoded by the exons ATGCCAAAGTTGACTCTCGATAATTCCTACCGTTTTTGCAGCCAGGAAGAGACCATATCTTACTTTCACTCTAAATCTATTGAGACGCTACTACAAAAGTTTACTTCAGATTGGTTTCGGCAGTTTGCACGCGAAGAGCATATCCAGGCCGATCTGATTGGATGGAAGAAGATGTTGGTGAAGAGTAATGAGGTTCTAGGTCATGCAGTGGAGAAGCAGACAACGAATCAGTCGGTTAAGATGTGGCTATGCAAACTTCAGAACTTGGCTTGTGGTGTTGAATATTTGTTGGATGAGTTTCAGATGGAAAGTTTCCAGAGGAAGTTGATGCTAGATGATGATGCTGTGGATGAGTCTGATTCCATAGCAATGTCCAAAATAAAGGAGGTCAATGCTAGATTGCAAGATATTGCATCGCAGATAGACCCACTAGGTTTGAAAGAAAGCTCAGATGGCAAGTTCAGAAATGTCCGGCTAAGATTACCCGCAGTCCCTTTG cTATTCTTGGCAGCGGTAAGACGTGTGGGCAGAGATCCTGGCCCTGCAATCTTTAGTCCATTAATTAAGAAAGCCAAGGATTTGGCTTTcttggaaaaaaaaggtggTCTTGCTTCTTTGGAGAAAATAGGATCTGGTGGGTGTGGAGAAGTTTACAAAGCTGAACTACCAGGACAAAATGGAAGGATGATTTCTATTAAGAAAATTGTGGGGCCTCCAATGGATGCTGCAGCATTGATTGAAGAAGATAGTATGCTGTTGAACAAGAAAATGAGGCAAATTCAGTCTGAGATGCTGTTGAACAAGAAAATGAGGCAAATTCAGTCTGAGATTAATACTGTGGGTCAAATTAGGCACAGAAATCTTCATCCTTTGCTGGCTCATGTGACCAGGCCCGACTGCCATTTACTT GTGTACGAATTCATGAAGAATTGAAGTTTACAAGACATTCTCAACAATGTCTCACAAGGGAGACGAGAATTAGATTGGCTAGCTAGACACAGAATTGCACTTGGACTGGCTTGTGGGCTTGAGTATCTGCATATGCACCATTGCCCTCGTATAATCCATAGAGATCTAAACCCAGTGAACGTGCTTCTAGATGATGATATCGAAGCCAGGATTTCTGGTTTTGGTTTTGCAAGAGCAATTCCTGATGCTCATACACATATCACAACTTCGAATGTGGTGGGAACGGTGGAATACATAGCCCCAGAGTATTTGCAGATGCTAACACTTACTGAAAAGTGTGATATATACTTTGGGGCGTTGCTAGCTGGTCTGGTGATGGGAAAACTTCCGTCCGATAAATTCTTCCAACATACAAACGAGATGAGTTTTGTTAAATGGATGAGAAATGTCATGGCCTCTGAGAATCCTAAGCGGGCTATCGATTCAAAGCTCGTGGGCAATGGCTGTGAGGAGCAAATGCTTCTTGTTTTAAAGATTGCTTGCTTTTGCACTTTGGAAGATCCAAATGAAAGACCTAACAGCAAGGATGTTAGGCGCATGTTGTCGCAGATCCAGCACTGA
- the LOC102619508 gene encoding wall-associated receptor kinase 3-like isoform X1 — protein MPSIFHLNQKKGSHRTDRHSTDKKMPKFTLDNSFRFGSRNETITNFHSESIEKIIKKLTKDWLGQFAREEQVQADLIGWKKILVKINEVVDDAVEKQTKEESVKRWLGKLRNLACDVDYLLDEFQTEAFQRMLLQDDDDVMSKVKVVDARMQDIASQIDPLDLRKKSAGKSRNVGRVILSAVRLGGGGRDPPGLAFSRMKIFSKSELLKATKNFHHCLGMGGFGSVYKGVLPDNTQVAVKKYMCADEIRITEWEFLGIISQVKHKNVVKILGLCLETKVSLLVYEFVSNRALSHYIHDKSSQVLKNWKTCLRIAAETASAIHYLHSLASPSIIHSDVKSTNILLDDNYTAKVSDFESLVPISSDDETAMSTMIRGTVGYLDPEYAHTGILTKKIDVYSFGVVLVELLTGMNPDSYVALASNEKISMVPYFLDSIENNSLRQILNFQVADESEMEEIEIVAELASKCLRIRGTERPTMKEVSEELDRLRRLQENYWARKNNEESEHLLGESSTYATAVIAQPDTQTVVSIDIENY, from the exons ATGCCCTCTATTTTCCATTTGAATCAGAAAAAAGGAAGCCACCGGACCGATCGACACTCGACGGACAAAAAAATGCCAAAGTTCACTCTTGACAATTCCTTTCGTTTCGGCAGCCGAAACGAAACTATCACTAACTTTCACTCTGAATCTATTgagaagataataaaaaagttgaCTAAAGATTGGCTTGGGCAGTTTGCACGCGAAGAGCAGGTCCAGGCGGATCTGATTGGGTGGAAGAAGATTTTGGTGAAGATTAATGAGGTGGTAGATGATGCGGTGGAGAAACAGACGAAGGAGGAGTCAGTGAAGAGGTGGCTAGGCAAACTTCGCAACTTGGCTTGCGATGTTGATTACTTGCTGGATGAGTTTCAAACGGAAGCTTTCCAGAGGATGTTGCTgcaagatgatgatgatgtgatGTCTAAAGTAAAGGTGGTCGATGCTAGAATGCAAGATATTGCATCGCAGATAGACCCACTagatttgagaaaaaaatcagCTGGGAAGTCTAGAAATGTCGGCAGAGTAATCTTGTCGGCAGTAAGGCTAGGAGGAGGAGGCAGAGATCCTCCAGGCTTAGCTTTCTCGCGAATGAAAATCTTTAGCAAGTCAGAGCTGCTAAAAGCCaccaaaaattttcatcactGTCTTGGTATGGGTGGTTTTGGCTCTGTTTACAAAGGTGTCTTACCTGACAATACCCAGGTTGCGGTGAAGAAGTATATGTGTGCAGATGAGATCCGGATAACAGAATGGGAATTTCTTGGCATTATTTCACAAGTGAAGCATAAGAATGTGGTCAAGATATTAGGGCTATGTCTAGAAACCAAAGTGTCGCTGCttgtttatgaatttgtttcCAATAGAGCTCTGTCTCACTATATCCATGATAAGAGTTcacaagttttaaaaaattggaaaacttGTCTGCGGATTGCGGCCGAAACTGCCTCAGCTATTCACTATCTGCATTCTCTAGCAAGCCCTTCAATCATTCACAGTGATGTAAAGTCCACCAACATACTCTTGGATGACAATTATACGGCAAAAGTGTCTGACTTTGAGTCTTTAGTGCCGATTTCATCTGACGATGAAACTGCAATGAGCACGATGATAAGAGGGACTGTAGGTTACTTAGATCCAGAGTATGCACACACag GTATATTAACAAAGAAGATCGATGTGTATAGCTTTGGGGTTGTCCTTGTAGAATTGTTAACCGGCATGAACCCCGACTCTTACGTGGCATTGGCATCCAATGAGAAGATTAGTATGGTTCCATATTTTCTAGATTCGattgaaaataatagtttGCGTCAGATTCTGAACTTTCAGGTTGCTGATGAAAGTGAAATGGAGGAGATAGAAATTGTTGCTGAGCTTGCAAGTAAATGCCTAAGAATTAGAGGCACCGAAAGGCCAACAATGAAGGAAGTTTCTGAGGAGCTTGACAGGTTGAGGAGGTTGCAAGAAAATTATTGGGCACGGAAGAACAATGAAGAGTCAGAGCATTTATTAGGTGAATCATCAACATATGCAACGGCTGTGATTGCCCAACCAGACACTCAGACTGTGGTGTCAATTGATATTGAGAACTATTAA
- the LOC102607450 gene encoding probable protein phosphatase 2C 11 has translation MPFIFHLNQKEEATGTDRHRKKMPKFTLDNSFRFGSRRETITNFHSESIEKILKKLNQDWLGQFASQEKIQAELIGWKKTLVKINEVLDDAVKKQTKDELVKKWLGKLRNLACDVDYLLDEFQTEAFQRMLLQDDDDVASKVKEVNASLQDIASQIDPLDLRKRSGGMSVDALRVILSAVRLGRGVRDPGAATLSAANDSKVTKTAVRRRAARPDANPLAVTIAAQDPDILFSGGGKSFLTGSRTAKFSYGYSSFNGKNSSMEEFCEASLSVVDRQKVAFFGVYDGHGGSRTSEYLRNHLFKNLSSHPDFIEDTKTAIVEVFRKTDENYLSEEKGQQGDAGSTASTAVLLGDRLVVANVGDSRVVASRAGSAIPLSVDHKPDRSDERQRIEDAGGFVIWAGTWRVGGVLPVSRAFGDKLLKQYVVAEPEIQEEEIDGIDFIIVASDGLWNVISNEEAVAMVEHITDAEAASRKLITDAYARGSSDNITCVVVRFENSRSDT, from the coding sequence ATGCCCTTCATTTTCCATTTGAATCAGAAGGAAGAGGCCACCGGGACCGATCGACATAGAAAAAAGATGCCCAAGTTCACTCTCGATAATTCCTTTCGTTTCGGCAGCCGAAGAGAAACTATCACTAACTTTCACTCTGAATCTATTGAGAAGATACTCAAAAAGTTGAATCAAGATTGGCTTGGGCAGTTTGCAAGCCAAGAGAAAATCCAGGCCGAGCTGATTGGGTGGAAGAAGACGTTGGTGAAGATTAATGAGGTGCTAGATGATGCGGTGAAGAAACAAACGAAGGACGAGTTAGTGAAGAAGTGGCTAGGCAAACTTCGCAACTTGGCTTGCGATGTTGATTACCTGTTGGATGAGTTTCAAACGGAAGCTTTCCAGAGGATGTTGCTgcaagatgatgatgatgtggcatctaaAGTAAAGGAGGTCAATGCTAGTTTGCAAGATATTGCATCTCAGATAGACCCACTAGATTTGAGAAAAAGATCAGGTGGAATGTCTGTCGATGCCCTCAGAGTAATCTTGTCGGCAGTGAGACTTGGAAGAGGAGTTAGAGATCCAGGCGCTGCAACCTTGTCGGCAGCAAATGACTCAAAAGTTACAAAAACAGCAGTTAGACGAAGAGCGGCAAGACCTGATGCCAACCCTTTAGCTGTTACGATAGCGGCTCAGGATCCGGATATCCTCTTCAGCGGCGGCGGCAAGAGCTTTCTGACTGGAAGCCGAACAGCAAAGTTTAGCTATGGATATTCCTCCTTTAATGGTAAAAACTCTTCAATGGAAGAATTTTGTGAGGCAAGCTTATCTGTGGTTGATCGTCAGAAGGTTGCTTTTTTCGGTGTTTATGATGGTCATGGAGGCTCCAGAACTTCAGAGTATCTAAGAAACCatctctttaaaaatttaagcagCCATCCAGATTTTATAGAAGACACAAAGACAGCTATTGTTGAAGTTTTTAGAAAAACTGATGAGAATTACCTTAGTGAAGAGAAAGGCCAGCAAGGAGATGCTGGGTCAACTGCTTCGACTGCTGTGCTGTTAGGGGATCGGCTGGTTGTTGCAAATGTTGGTGATTCCAGAGTGGTGGCCTCCAGAGCTGGCTCAGCTATTCCACTGTCTGTTGATCATAAACCTGATCGATCTGATGAACGACAAAGGATTGAAGACGCTGGAGGTTTTGTTATTTGGGCAGGAACATGGCGGGTTGGGGGTGTTCTTCCTGTTTCTCGTGCATTTGGGGACAAATTACTTAAGCAATACGTCGTTGCCGAGCCAGAAATTCaggaagaagaaattgatggTATCGACTTTATAATCGTTGCTAGTGATGGACTTTGGAATGTCATATCCAATGAGGAAGCTGTTGCAATGGTGGAACACATAACCGATGCAGAAGCAGCATCAAGGAAGCTCATCACAGACGCTTATGCACGCGGGAGCTCTGACAACATTACTTGTGTCGTTGTTCGGTTTGAGAACTCGCGATCAGACACTTGA
- the LOC127900792 gene encoding uncharacterized protein LOC127900792, translated as MVRSYCYKYAKVQLLVAELVSDCLKCCTEDSDDSMGKVITYSGAILEACMRKLVFYHEIVGFIEEEKDKFPTVKSSIFFNSPPQLVMLAQEGQHKETISIDNWKRGHMLQFLEEKVKPTSAKI; from the exons atGGTTCGTTCATATTGTTACAAATATGCTAAAGTCCAACTTTTGGTGGCAGAATTGGTATCTGACTGCTTGAAATGTTGCACAGAGGATTCTGATGATTCCATGGGCAAG GTGATTACTTATTCAGGTGCAATACTGGAGGCGTGCATGAGgaaattggttttctatcATGAAATTGTTGGTTTCATTGAAGAAGAGAAGGATAAGTTTCCTACAGTTAAGAgttcaatatttttcaattctcCGCCTCAGTTGGTCATGCTTGCTCAGGAGGGGCAACACAAGGAAACCATAAG CATTGACAATTGGAAACGGGGACATATGCTGCAGTTTCTCGAAGAGAAGGTTAAGCCTACTTCAGCAAAGATTTAG
- the LOC102622669 gene encoding uncharacterized protein LOC102622669, whose amino-acid sequence MGLSNIYEAVLFIVIISAVAVTSKEQLSTRECEDLGFTGLALCSDCNTFAEYVKDQELVADCLKCCTEDSDDSMSKITYSGAILEACMRKLVFYPEIVGFIEEEKDKFPTVRVQYVFNSPPKLIMLDEEGQHKETIRIDNWKREHMLQFLQEKVKPTSASAKI is encoded by the exons atgggTTTGTCGAATATTTATGAAGCGGTGTTGTTTATAGTGATAATATCAGCAGTTGCAGTGACATCAAAAGAGCAACTGAGCACAAGAGAATGTGAGGATCTGGGATTCACAGGGCTTGCTCTTTGCTCTGATTGCAACACTTTCGCTGAGTATGTCAAAGACCAAG AGTTGGTAGCTGACTGCTTGAAATGTTGCACAGAGGATTCTGATGATTCCATGAGCAAG ATTACATATTCAGGTGCAATACTGGAGGCGTGCATGAGGAAATTAGTTTTCTATCCTGAAATTGTTGGTTTCATTGAAGAAGAGAAGGATAAGTTTCCTACAGTTAGAGTTCAATATGTTTTCAATTCTCCGCCTAAGTTGATAATGCTGGATGAGGAGGGGCAACACAAGGAAACCATAAG AATTGACAATTGGAAACGGGAACATATGCTGCAGTTCTTACAAGAGAAGGTTAAGCCTACTTCAGCTTCAGCAAAGATTTAG
- the LOC102621783 gene encoding UPF0481 protein At3g47200-like gives MENGEHHQSVNIDRLADTLRGKFRSLHRLPQKCCIYRVPQQIRGLNPKAHTPQLVSIGPFHHGDSEELRATEEIKIRYLEYFLQRTEVSIETFLADVKNKEEQLRDCYAETIRLENEDFITMVLEDAVFLIEFLLRYSFPNLVSTGDPIFTKSRLISNMWLDIWLLENQLPLFILDDLFNLAKTAVNHDSYNGVSLLSLTRRFYKDNYEFPLMEANLFETHFKQAQHFLDLLRLCFQPPQPRSCRAQNKLRTETQNIPTAMQLHQAGVKFQLGSSANLFDITFNVEGILEIPLLRISESTEILFRNLQAFERLHCGTRYINDYVIIMNYLVNTAHDVDLLVQNRVIENWLWNSEAVSNLFHNLVQETSLSAKNFQYTDLVEDLRAYCRYRWHRWKAMLRQDYFNSPWASISVIAAVILLLLTLIQAICSIIAL, from the coding sequence ATGGAGAACGGCGAGCACCATCAATCCGTTAATATCGACCGATTAGCAGATACCTTGAGAGGCAAGTTCAGGAGTTTGCATCGGTTACCCCAGAAGTGTTGCATCTACAGGGTTCCTCAGCAAATCCGGGGTTTAAATCCGAAAGCTCACACTCCGCAATTAGTCTCTATTGGTCCCTTTCATCACGGTGACAGCGAGGAGCTAAGAGCCACGGAAGAGATTAAAATCAGATACCttgaatattttcttcaaCGAACCGAGGTAAGCATCGAGACATTTCTTGCAGATGTAAAGAACAAGGAAGAGCAATTGCGTGATTGTTATGCAGAAACCATTAgacttgaaaatgaagattttaTAACAATGGTTTTAGAGGATGCTGTGTTTCTCATTGAGTTCCTACTCAGATATAGCTTCCCCAACTTGGTTTCCACTGGTGACCCCATATTCACCAAATCAAGGCTGATCTCTAACATGTGGCTTGACATTTGGCTCTTAGAGAATCAGCTTCCGTTGTTCATTCTTGATGACTTGTTTAATCTTGCCAAGACAGCAGTGAATCATGATTCCTACAATGGAGTTTCATTGCTCTCTCTTACCCGTCGCTTCTACAAAGATAATTATGAGTTTCCCTTGATGGAGGCGAATTTGTTCGAGACCCACTTTAAGCAAGCTCAACATTTCCTTGATTTGTTAAGACTCTGTTTTCAGCCACCCCAGCCACGGTCCTGCCGGGCACAAAATAAACTCAGAACTGAAACTCAGAATATACCTACAGCAATGCAGCTTCACCAAGCTGGAGTCAAGTTTCAGTTGGGTTCAAGCGCAAATCTCTTTGACATAACATTCAATGTCGAGGGCATTCTGGAAATTCCACTATTGAGAATTAGTGAGTCCACAGAGATTTTATTCAGAAACCTTCAAGCCTTTGAGAGATTGCATTGTGGTACCAGGTATATAAACGACTATGTTATCATCATGAATTATCTGGTCAACACAGCACACGATGTTGACTTACTTGTTCAAAACCGGGTTATCGAAAACTGGCTATGGAACAGTGAAGCTGTGTCGAATCTTTTTCACAACCTTGTCCAGGAAACTTCGTTGTCTGCCAAAAATTTCCAGTATACTGATCTTGTTGAAGATCTGAGGGCCTATTGCAGATACCGTTGGCATAGGTGGAAGGCAATGTTGAGACAAGATTACTTCAATAGTCCATGGGCATCCATCTCTGTTATTGCAGCCGTTATTCTCCTTTTACTCACCTTAATACAGGCAATTTGTTCCATCATCGCATTGTAG